A genomic segment from Streptomyces sp. TLI_235 encodes:
- a CDS encoding Zn-dependent metalloprotease, whose product MSRYTPARVSMAALAATTALLVTGIPVVANAAPSAPSAVAPQAALNRAQLLSDAGQRSAAVAQTLGLGAQEKLVAKDAIVDADGSRHLRYERTYAGLPVLGGDLVVHQSAAGVTKSVDKATQAALTGVNTTPKLAAPKAQATALAAESGSALDTAPRLVVWAADGSPRLAWETVVSGTESDGTPSRMHVVTDASTGNVIQKFEGIKTGTGTGVFVGNVTIGTTLSGSTYQMKDAARGNGYTTNLNHGTSGTGTLYSKSTDTWGNGQASNGESAAVDAHYGVAATWDYFKNIHGRNGIKNDGVGAYSRVHYGNNYVNAFWDDGCFCMTYGDGSGNNAPLTELDVAGHEMSHGVTANTANLNYSGESGGLNEATSDIFGSMVEFYANIPSDNPDYLIGELININGDGTPLRYMDKPSKDGSSADSWYSGVGNLDVHYSSGVANHFFYLLSEGSGAKVINGVSYNSPTVNNIAVTGITRDKAAKIWYRALSVYMTSTTNYAAARTATLNAATDLYGNGSAEYNAVATAWAAVNVGSLPSGTVTVTNPGNQSTKVNNSASLQIQASGGTAPLTFSATGLPTGLSISSSGLISGTATTAGTYNVTVAAKDAANKTGTTSFTWTVSTTGGNCTPAQLLGNAGFESGNTTWTSTSGVVDNSASQASHSGSWKAWLDGYGSSHTDSLSQTVTIPANCAATLSYWLHIDTAETTTSTAYDKLTVTVNGTTVASYSNLNKATGYSQKTIDLSAYAGQTVTLKFNGVEDSSLQTSFVIDDTSIQTS is encoded by the coding sequence ATGTCCCGCTACACCCCTGCCCGGGTGAGTATGGCCGCGCTGGCGGCCACCACTGCACTGCTGGTGACCGGTATCCCGGTCGTGGCGAACGCCGCCCCCTCCGCCCCCTCGGCCGTGGCCCCGCAGGCGGCGCTCAACCGCGCCCAGCTGCTCTCCGACGCCGGCCAGCGCAGCGCCGCCGTCGCCCAGACGCTCGGCCTCGGCGCGCAGGAGAAGCTCGTCGCCAAGGACGCGATCGTGGACGCGGACGGCAGCCGCCACCTGCGGTACGAGCGCACCTACGCCGGACTCCCGGTCCTCGGCGGCGACCTGGTCGTGCACCAGAGCGCGGCCGGCGTGACCAAGAGCGTGGACAAGGCCACCCAGGCCGCCCTGACCGGCGTGAACACCACGCCCAAGCTGGCCGCGCCGAAGGCCCAGGCCACCGCGCTGGCCGCCGAGTCGGGCTCCGCCCTGGACACCGCCCCGCGGCTGGTCGTCTGGGCCGCCGACGGCTCCCCGCGCCTCGCCTGGGAGACCGTCGTCTCCGGCACCGAGTCGGACGGCACCCCGAGCCGGATGCACGTCGTCACCGACGCCTCCACCGGCAACGTGATCCAGAAGTTCGAGGGCATCAAGACCGGTACCGGCACCGGTGTCTTCGTCGGCAACGTCACCATCGGCACCACGCTGTCCGGTTCGACGTACCAGATGAAGGACGCCGCCCGCGGCAACGGCTACACCACCAACCTGAACCACGGCACCTCCGGCACCGGCACCCTCTACAGCAAGTCCACCGACACCTGGGGCAACGGCCAGGCCTCCAACGGCGAGTCCGCCGCGGTCGACGCCCACTACGGCGTCGCGGCCACCTGGGACTACTTCAAGAACATCCACGGCCGCAACGGCATCAAGAACGACGGCGTCGGCGCCTACAGCCGCGTGCACTACGGCAACAACTACGTGAACGCGTTCTGGGACGACGGCTGCTTCTGCATGACCTACGGCGACGGCTCGGGCAACAACGCCCCGCTGACCGAACTCGACGTGGCCGGCCACGAGATGAGCCACGGCGTCACCGCCAACACCGCCAACCTCAACTACTCCGGCGAGTCGGGCGGCCTCAACGAGGCCACCTCCGACATCTTCGGCAGCATGGTCGAGTTCTACGCCAACATCCCGTCGGACAACCCCGACTACCTCATCGGCGAGCTCATCAACATCAACGGCGACGGCACGCCGCTGCGCTACATGGACAAGCCCTCCAAGGACGGCAGCTCGGCCGACTCCTGGTACTCGGGCGTCGGCAACCTGGACGTCCACTACTCGTCCGGTGTCGCCAACCACTTCTTCTACCTGCTGTCCGAGGGCAGCGGCGCCAAGGTCATCAACGGCGTCAGCTACAACTCGCCCACGGTCAACAACATCGCCGTCACCGGCATCACCCGGGACAAGGCCGCGAAGATCTGGTACCGCGCGCTGAGCGTCTACATGACCTCGACCACCAACTACGCGGCCGCCCGCACCGCCACCCTCAACGCCGCCACCGACCTGTACGGCAACGGCAGCGCCGAGTACAACGCGGTCGCCACCGCCTGGGCCGCCGTCAACGTCGGCTCGCTGCCCAGCGGCACGGTCACCGTGACCAACCCGGGCAACCAGAGCACCAAGGTCAACAACAGCGCCAGCCTGCAGATCCAGGCCAGCGGCGGCACCGCCCCGCTGACCTTCAGCGCCACCGGCCTGCCCACCGGCCTGTCGATCAGCAGCTCCGGCCTGATCAGCGGCACCGCGACCACCGCGGGCACGTACAACGTGACGGTGGCCGCCAAGGACGCCGCCAACAAGACCGGCACCACCAGCTTCACCTGGACGGTCAGCACCACCGGCGGCAACTGCACCCCGGCGCAGCTGCTCGGCAACGCCGGCTTCGAGTCCGGCAACACCACCTGGACCTCCACCAGCGGTGTCGTCGACAACTCCGCCTCCCAGGCCTCGCACAGCGGCTCCTGGAAGGCCTGGCTGGACGGCTACGGCTCCAGCCACACCGACAGCCTCTCGCAGACGGTGACCATCCCGGCCAACTGCGCGGCCACCCTGAGCTACTGGCTGCACATCGACACGGCGGAGACCACCACCTCCACCGCGTACGACAAGCTGACCGTCACGGTCAACGGCACCACCGTCGCCTCGTACTCGAACCTCAACAAGGCGACCGGCTACAGCCAGAAGACGATCGACCTGTCGGCCTACGCCGGCCAGACCGTCACCCTGAAGTTCAACGGAGTGGAGGACTCCTCGCTGCAGACCAGCTTCGTGATCGACGACACCTCGATCCAGACCAGCTGA